From a region of the Nonlabens sp. Hel1_33_55 genome:
- a CDS encoding thioredoxin family protein codes for MKYILITFCSLFMMIAANAQDFIKDDEMANTVIKADDEMKVLYFTASWCGPCKMMKPGIAKMASDPDAVGTIYKMDIDQNITDDIIGISGVPTFMFIKNGTILGQHTGAMGDSGLKTMFAKHAKMKPTGNALTYKPVPSKYDLVAGAHPKLTKKNLETVWHNEANLNKLAWSIYNNLEDTKDLQAGLNLVNRSFELKKNSGTLFLKTSYLNKLGATKDALSTGRKAREMMVANGEHTGTIDKLLTEIKG; via the coding sequence ATGAAATATATTCTTATCACTTTTTGTTCACTTTTTATGATGATTGCTGCAAATGCGCAGGATTTTATCAAGGATGACGAGATGGCAAATACAGTAATAAAAGCAGATGATGAGATGAAAGTACTCTACTTTACAGCTAGCTGGTGCGGCCCTTGTAAAATGATGAAACCTGGTATTGCAAAGATGGCTAGCGACCCAGATGCGGTAGGTACGATCTACAAAATGGACATCGACCAAAATATTACGGACGATATTATTGGTATCTCTGGAGTTCCAACATTTATGTTCATTAAAAACGGAACTATCCTGGGACAACATACGGGTGCCATGGGAGATTCTGGACTCAAAACCATGTTTGCTAAGCATGCAAAAATGAAACCCACTGGTAACGCACTTACCTACAAACCTGTTCCTAGTAAATATGATTTGGTTGCTGGTGCACACCCAAAACTCACTAAAAAGAACCTTGAGACTGTATGGCATAATGAGGCAAACCTCAATAAACTGGCCTGGTCGATCTATAATAATCTAGAAGACACCAAAGACTTGCAAGCTGGTTTAAATCTGGTCAATAGATCTTTTGAACTTAAGAAAAACAGTGGCACCCTGTTCTTGAAAACTAGCTATCTAAATAAATTAGGAGCTACAAAAGATGCGTTGTCAACGGGTCGCAAGGCACGAGAAATGATGGTTGCTAATGGTGAGCACACTGGTACTATCGATAAATTACTCACTGAAATTAAGGGTTAA